The Gammaproteobacteria bacterium genome includes a window with the following:
- a CDS encoding efflux RND transporter permease subunit → MGLMALVGVVALVPDSLVMVDYINKRRLRETRDSGRILLKSVLAAGTARSRSIMLTSLTTFFGLIPLVFEKSTQAQFLIPMAVSLAFGVMFATIVTLFMIPGINYADPGGCAPAAGKVVAARPRAGDRRQIAPGRSERGNGGIGHRRRRCASSPDIAIIRIIKLIQARAGSARPVPPYRDPLGEEHAARYPRSGCDRGAAASRTRARSGCGGCRV, encoded by the coding sequence ATGGGGCTGATGGCCCTGGTCGGCGTAGTGGCGTTGGTGCCCGACAGCCTGGTGATGGTGGATTACATCAACAAACGACGCCTGCGCGAGACGCGTGACAGCGGCCGTATCCTGCTCAAGTCGGTGCTCGCCGCCGGCACCGCCCGCTCCCGTTCGATCATGCTGACCTCGCTGACCACCTTCTTCGGCCTGATCCCGCTGGTGTTCGAGAAATCCACCCAGGCCCAGTTCCTGATCCCGATGGCGGTGTCGCTGGCCTTCGGGGTGATGTTCGCCACGATCGTCACCCTGTTCATGATCCCGGGAATCAACTACGCTGATCCTGGAGGATGCGCGCCGGCTGCTGGAAAGGTGGTAGCCGCGCGGCCACGCGCTGGCGACCGAAGGCAGATCGCGCCGGGCCGGAGTGAACGCGGGAACGGCGGGATCGGCCACCGGCGGAGGAGATGCGCCAGCAGCCCTGATATCGCAATCATCCGCATCATAAAGCTCATACAAGCACGAGCCGGTTCAGCGCGGCCTGTCCCACCGTATCGTGACCCGCTCGGCGAAGAACACGCAGCCCGTTACCCGCGCTCTGGGTGCGATCGAGGAGCCGCCGCCTCGCGTACCCGCGCCAGGTCCGGTTGCGGCGGCTGCAGGGTGTAA
- a CDS encoding DUF3299 domain-containing protein, whose product MPDDFRPDTLLEEYDVQNLSDDDPRAQELMKKLQTMWKEAPVLSALHNQTVKLPGFVVPLEGDGQVVNEFLLVPYYGACIHVPPPPANQIVNVKARGATCRCDACSTQCG is encoded by the coding sequence TTGCCCGACGATTTTCGTCCGGACACGCTGCTCGAGGAATACGACGTGCAGAATCTGAGCGACGACGATCCGCGCGCGCAGGAGCTGATGAAGAAGCTGCAGACGATGTGGAAGGAGGCGCCGGTGCTGAGCGCCCTGCACAACCAGACGGTGAAACTGCCCGGTTTCGTGGTCCCGCTGGAGGGTGACGGCCAGGTGGTGAACGAATTCCTGCTGGTGCCCTATTACGGCGCCTGCATCCATGTGCCTCCGCCGCCGGCGAACCAGATCGTTAACGTCAAGGCGCGGGGTGCAACGTGCAGGTGCGACGCCTGTTCGACACAGTGTGGGTGA
- a CDS encoding DUF2796 domain-containing protein, with protein MIRDIITVACVLLGGIAVAQAHEAGHEHGAHEHGAARLDIAVEGGTVQLDLDSPAVNLVGFDHEPGNAKERSTLDKAVADLKQGGKLMSFTPAAQCSQKRVMVKSGLLGHEGEADHGHGHEADKGHHHEDEADHDHGHEHEGEAGGEEHADIAVFWEISCARVDALKEIDPKRDSSGVFRGPAGWRCRPVAGRPDRCAADAVGHEAEAVTVRGEERGLSPLRFRDTLFMNEVLIDVRGRSSGWNRGGAPAGHRGGSRWRGASGCS; from the coding sequence GTGATACGAGACATAATCACAGTAGCGTGCGTTCTGCTGGGCGGCATCGCCGTCGCACAGGCGCACGAGGCAGGACATGAGCACGGCGCCCACGAACACGGCGCCGCACGCCTGGATATCGCGGTCGAGGGCGGAACCGTGCAGCTGGATCTCGACAGTCCGGCGGTCAATCTGGTCGGCTTCGACCACGAGCCCGGAAATGCGAAGGAGCGGTCGACGCTGGATAAGGCGGTCGCCGACCTGAAACAGGGGGGCAAGCTCATGTCCTTCACGCCGGCCGCACAATGCTCGCAAAAGCGTGTCATGGTGAAGAGCGGGCTGCTCGGGCATGAAGGCGAAGCGGATCACGGCCACGGGCATGAGGCCGACAAGGGGCATCACCATGAGGACGAGGCCGATCACGATCACGGGCACGAGCATGAAGGCGAGGCCGGCGGAGAGGAGCATGCGGACATCGCGGTGTTCTGGGAAATCAGCTGTGCCCGCGTGGACGCGCTGAAGGAGATCGACCCAAAGAGGGATTCTTCGGGCGTTTTCCGGGGACCAGCCGGCTGGAGGTGCAGGCCAGTTGCCGGGCGGCCAGACCGGTGCGCAGCTGACGCCGTCGGCCACGAAGCTGAAGCTGTCACAGTGAGGGGGGAGGAGCGGGGACTCTCCCCGCTCCGTTTCCGGGATACCTTATTCATGAATGAGGTTCTCATCGACGTCCGCGGGCGGAGTTCGGGATGGAACCGCGGCGGCGCGCCGGCTGGCCACCGAGGCGGCTCCAGGTGGCGCGGGGCGAGCGGCTGTTCCTGA
- a CDS encoding sigma-70 family RNA polymerase sigma factor: protein MKQTPLSSWPKCSNEFVSALFEQYGPRLVPLLGRRLESQEIGGCYAETYLQLLETSQSRRDRNPHAYLFKTASNLAVDHLRRRRVHTDRISPGVEAEALASTGPEPDAAVDASRQIANFREILAGLRPCRTVFLLNRIDGLSHAEISQRVGISKKSVERYIVKALERFHRRLNRQPE from the coding sequence ATTAAACAAACACCCCTCTCGTCATGGCCAAAGTGCAGCAACGAATTTGTCAGCGCCCTCTTTGAACAGTACGGCCCGCGACTTGTCCCGCTTCTGGGTCGCCGACTGGAATCTCAGGAAATTGGAGGATGTTACGCAGAAACCTACCTGCAACTGCTGGAGACATCCCAATCCCGGCGAGATCGGAACCCGCATGCCTATCTGTTCAAGACCGCGTCCAATCTCGCCGTGGACCATCTGCGGCGCCGCCGTGTCCATACAGACCGTATCAGCCCCGGCGTGGAGGCCGAGGCGCTCGCCTCCACTGGACCCGAGCCCGATGCTGCGGTGGACGCCTCCAGGCAGATCGCGAATTTCCGCGAGATCCTCGCCGGTCTCCGCCCCTGCCGCACCGTGTTCCTGCTCAACCGCATCGATGGCCTGTCCCACGCGGAGATCTCCCAACGCGTCGGCATCTCGAAGAAGTCCGTAGAACGCTACATCGTCAAGGCGCTGGAAAGGTTCCATCGCCGCCTCAACCGCCAGCCGGAATAG